Genomic DNA from Rathayibacter sp. VKM Ac-2759:
GCGGCCAGAATCAGCGTCCGCGTTGTAATCACGCACTCGCCTCAGCCAGCGCCGCCATCCCCCTCCTACTGACCTCAAATACCCCCAAGGGGTATGGTCGTGTGTCATGAACGAGTCGCATGCGCACGATCGCGCTCACGGGTCCGCCGCGGGGCATCAGGAAACGCCGGCCGATGGCCCCGAGGACGCACTGACTCCCCAGTCCGCTGATCCTGGGTCCTTGGATCATCTCGAGATGGCAGAGCACGAGATGACTGCGGGCAGCACCGCCGAGAAGGGGGAAGGCGCGGCACGGGGAGCGGCCGGACACGACGCGCACGAAGCGGTGGCGCATGAGGGCCACGTCATGGCGGGGCACGGCGGTCACCACGATCACGTCGGGCAGTTTCGGCGCCTGTTCTGGATCATGCTCGCCTTCGCCGTCCCAGTGGTGTTGTTCAGCGGCATGTTCGGGATGATCCTGGGCTACTCCCTCCCGGAGGTCCCCGGAATCGAGTGGGTATCGCCCGTGCTCGGTACCGTCATGTACGTCTGGGGCGGTCGCCCGTTCCTGACCGGTGCAGTCGATGAGCTGAAGAACCGTCGGCCGGGGATGATGCTGCTGATTGCCTTGGCGATCACCGTCGCGTTTCTTGCCTCGTGGGCGGCGAGCCTGGGGATCGTGGATCGTGAACTCGATTTCTGGTGGGAACTCGCGCTTCTGATCGTCATCATGCTGCTGGGCCACTGGATCGAGATGCGCTCCCTTGCGCAGACGTCGTCCGCGTTGGAATCTCTGGCGGCTCTGCTCCCGGATGAGGCCGAGCGACTCGAAGGCGAGACCGTCGTTTCGGTCCCACCGTCGCAGCTGCGGACGGGTGACATCGTGATCGTGCGTCCCGGCGGGCGTGTTCCCGCGGACGGCGAGGTGACGGATGGCACCGCGGACGTCGACGAGTCGATGATCACGGGAGAATCCCGGCCGGTCTCGCGGGGACCAGGCGCACGAGTGGTCGCGGGAACCGTCGCCACCGACACCGCATTGCGGATCCGCGTCACCGCAGTCGGGGATGACACCGCCCTGGCCGGCATTCAGCGTCTAGTCACAGAGGCGCAGAATTCGTCATCACGGGCGCAGCGTCTCGCGGACACTGCCGCGGCATGGCTGTTCTGGTTCGCGCTCGGTGCAGGTGCTCTCACCGCGGTCGTCTGGTCCCTGCTGGGTGCTCCCGACGACGCGGTGATCCGCACCATCACCGTCCTGGTCATCGCCTGCCCGCATGCGCTGGGTCTGGCGATTCCGCTGGTTGTCTCCATCGCCACGGAACGAGCCGCGAAGGGTGGCGTGCTGGTGAAGGACCGGCTCGCGTTGGAGAGCATGCGCACGGTTGACGCGGTTCTCTTCGACAAGACCGGCACGTTGACCCTGGGCGAGCCGAGCGTCTCCCAGATCCGTGTCGTCGCCGGGTGGAACGAGGATGCCGTCCTCGCAGCCGCGGCGGCCGCGGAGGCCGATAGTGAGCATCCGCTGGCTCGAGCGATCGTGACGGCCGCGAAGACCCGGTCCTTGAGGATTCCCAAGGCCGAGCAGTTCCAGGCGTCCACCGCTGTGGGTGTCAGAGCTCGTGTGGACGGCCGAATGATCAGCGTCGGCGGACCGAGCATGCTCGGAGCGCACAACGCCCTACCGTTGCCCGCTTCTGAGGAATGGGAGCGGCAAGGGATGATCATCCTCCACGTGCTCGAGGAGGAGACCGTGATCGGTGCCATCGCCTTGGCCGACGAGATTCGGCAGGAGTCGCGCGAAGCCATCGACGCGCTGCACGCCATCGGAGTGCAGGTCGTCATGATCACCGGAGATGCGGAAGCTGTCGCTCACACCGTTGCCCGCCAGTTGAACATCGACCGAGTTTTCGCTGGCGTCCGACCGCAGGACAAGGCAGACAAGGTCATCGAGCTGCAGCGCGA
This window encodes:
- a CDS encoding heavy metal translocating P-type ATPase; translation: MAEHEMTAGSTAEKGEGAARGAAGHDAHEAVAHEGHVMAGHGGHHDHVGQFRRLFWIMLAFAVPVVLFSGMFGMILGYSLPEVPGIEWVSPVLGTVMYVWGGRPFLTGAVDELKNRRPGMMLLIALAITVAFLASWAASLGIVDRELDFWWELALLIVIMLLGHWIEMRSLAQTSSALESLAALLPDEAERLEGETVVSVPPSQLRTGDIVIVRPGGRVPADGEVTDGTADVDESMITGESRPVSRGPGARVVAGTVATDTALRIRVTAVGDDTALAGIQRLVTEAQNSSSRAQRLADTAAAWLFWFALGAGALTAVVWSLLGAPDDAVIRTITVLVIACPHALGLAIPLVVSIATERAAKGGVLVKDRLALESMRTVDAVLFDKTGTLTLGEPSVSQIRVVAGWNEDAVLAAAAAAEADSEHPLARAIVTAAKTRSLRIPKAEQFQASTAVGVRARVDGRMISVGGPSMLGAHNALPLPASEEWERQGMIILHVLEEETVIGAIALADEIRQESREAIDALHAIGVQVVMITGDAEAVAHTVARQLNIDRVFAGVRPQDKADKVIELQREGKAVAMVGDGVNDAPALAQADVGIAIGAGTDVAIASAGVILASDDPRSVLSVIELSRASYRKMKQNLWWAAGYNLISVPLAAGVLAPLGFVMPMSVGALLMSASTVVVALNAQLLRRLDLTPAASTLAATKRGKADPRNEGHAPHDTSQLSA